DNA from Sulfurimonas gotlandica GD1:
AAGAGACGGAATCTGTTGAAGTAAAGGCAGTAGTAGCTCCAGTTGTAGCTCCTATTGCTATTCCACAAGCTTCTACACCAGCTCAGAGCCTGAGTGCGCCTATGTCAAAAACTGATGAGATTATGAAAGCTTATGGTTTAAAAGAGAAAGGTATCATTAGTGATGAAGAGTTCAAGGCTCTGAAAACTAATATACTAAACAAGTAAACAGTATGCTAATTGACAGTTATGACAGAGTAGTTGACTATCTAAGAGTTTCAGTGACAGAACGCTGTAATTTTAGATGTCAATACTGTATGCCTGAGAAGCCTTTTTCTTGGGTTCCAAAAGAAAATCTACTCAGCTTTGAAGAACTTTTTGAGTTTATGAAAATTGCCATGGATGAGGGTGTAAATAAAATCCGTATTACCGGCGGTGAACCACTTCTCAGAGAAGATCTAGATAAATTTATAAAAATGATCTATGACTATAAAAATGATGTAGATCTTGCAATGACTACAAATGCATTTCTTTTAAAAGGTACTGCACGGAGGTTAAAAGATGCTGGACTAAAGCGTATCAATGTAAGTATTGATACTCTCAAACCTGAAGTAGCGCAGCAAATTGCACAAAAAGATGTTTTAAAGAATGTACTTGAAGGTGTTGATGAAGCCTTAAGAGTTGGACTTAAAGTTAAAGTTAACATGGTTCCAATGAAGAGCGTAAATGCGGATGAAATTATAGACGTTTTAGAGTATTGTAAAGAACGTAATATGAGCATTCGTTTTATTGAATATATGGAAAACTCTTTTGCATCTAAAGATATAAAGGGCCTTAAATCAAATGAGCTTTTAGAAATCATAAGTGCAAAGTATGAGTTTAGCGATGATGGTTTTGATGGCTCTTCACCTTCTCATTACTACACTATGAAAGATGGCTACAGATTTGGAATAATTGAACCGTATGAAGATGATTTCTGTAAGAAATGTAATCGCATAAGGCTTACTGCAGAGGGTAATCTTATCCCATGTCTTTATTTTGATGAAGCTATGAGTATATCTAAAGCCATTAAAGCTGGTGATATTAAAGCTGCTGCAGAGGTGCTTAGGGAAGTTGTTAGAACTAAGCCTGAGAAGAACAGATGGGGTGGAGAAGATGGTGAAGTCTCATCTCGAGCCTTTTATGAAACTGGTGGATGATAGTTGCTATATCTTGTAGAACATTTCTATAGTATTCAAGGTGAAGGTCGTTATACAGGTGTACCTTCTCTTTTCTTTCGTTTTGGTGGCTGTAACATGAAGTGCGAAGGTTTTGGATGTGAAGAAGAAGCATCTGATGGAACCAAAGTACTTGGATGCGACACTGTTTATGCAGTAAACAAAGAGCATTTCTCTTTTAACTGGAGCCCTATACAAAAGACTCAAGAGCTTCTTAACGTCTTGGATCTTTACGAACTGCCGCAAAGACCTGTAGACATAGTCTTAACTGGTGGTGAACCACTAATATATGCGAATGAAGGTATATTTGTAGAGTTCCTTGAAAAACTTCATGAAGAGGGTCATAAAATTACTTTTGAGACAAATGGCTCAATAGCAGTAGATTTTGAAAAATATCCAATTTATAAAGAGTGTATATTTGCTCTTTCTGTTAAGCTTTCAAACTCAAAAGAGCCTTTTAGAAAAAGAGTTAACGGTGATGTTATTTATTCTATTGCTTCAAATGCGAAAGAGGCTTTTTTTAAATTCTCAATAGATGCTGACTCGATTAATCTAGGTCTTGATGAGGAAATATTTAACATAACTCTACACTCTCCAAGAACGCAAGTTTATTGCATGCCACTTGGCGGGAACAAAGCTGAAGTAGAGGCTAATACAGAACCATTAATAGAATTTTGTAAAGCTAAAGGTTATAATTTTTCTGATAGACTTCACATAAGAATTTGGGATCAGAACAAGGGAGTTTAAATCATGATAATAAGAAAACTTTTTAAATTTGAAAATGCTCATATTGTTCGTGGATGTTCTACTGTAAAATGTAGAAGTTCTCTGCATGGACATTCATACAAAGTTGAGCTGCTTTTTGAATCTAACTTCTTGGATAATGGTCAAATGGTTTATGACTTTGGACTAATGAAACAAAATATGAAAGCCTTAGTTGAGAGTTTTGATCATGGAGTTACTGTTTGGAGTGGAGATAGCTGGGAATACTTAGACAGTATGAAAAAACATTCCGATAGATGGGTAGAACTTCCAGTTTCTCCATCGTGTGAGCAGTTTTCACGTGTTATATTTGTTATGATAGACAGACTCTTACAACTTACAAACAGTGTTAACGGCGAAAGAGAAGTAAAACTAAACAGTGTTATAGTTCATGAAACTGATACAGGTTATGCGCAAGCCTTTAGTTATGATGCTTATTCAAAAGATATGGGTTATATAGAGCTAGATTCTATAATCTTTTCTGATGAAGTTAAAAATAGTTGGCCTGATTGTGAGTTATGGGAGAGAGCTAAAAGAGGAGATAGTTTTATAAATCCTACAAGTGTTTAGCAGCTGCTTTAACAGCTTACTAAATTCATCTCTTTTTCGTTAGTAAAGCAAAATCTAATAGGCATAACTTTTACGATATCTCCAGATGCTATAAACTCAACACCTTCATTTACCATGATATAAGAGTTTGAAGATGCAAGTGGAGAAACCATCCCCGGTGCGAACTTCTTACACGGTTCAAAACAACTTCCATCAAAACTTCCAGGAACTAAAGTAATACGACCTTTTTTTAGTCTGTAATCGTTCTTCATCTTTGTTTCAATGGGATTGATAAATTTTTCATTGATACCACTTAGTGCTAATATTATATTTTGTCCAAATAGTTCAAAGTTTAGCGCTGCTGCCATAGGATTGCCAGGAAGATTCAGAACCAGTGTATTATTGATTCTTCCAAAAGTTGTTGGTTTACCTGGTTTTATCTCAACCTTATCAAAATAAGTCTCCATACCAAATGCGCCAAATGCTTCTTTTGTAAAGTCAGCATCTCCAACACTTACCCCGCCGGATGTAATAATAAGGTCACTATTCAATGCACTTTTTACGTGCGCTTTTAAATCTTCTAAAGTGTCTTGTGCAGTACCGATGAAATCAACCTCGCATCCAAGCTCTTGAGCACGCGAGAGCAGGGTAGGAGTGTTTGTGTTGTATAGCTGATAAGCTTCTACATTTTCAAAGTGCATTTTAAGTTCACTTCCAGATGCAAAGAGTGCAACGTGAGGCCTTTTATAAACTTTTATATGACTAATACCCTGAGATGCAAGAAGAGTTATTTGGTGAGCTTGCAGTTTTTGTCCACTCTTTAAAAGAGGCTCACCTTTTTTGATATCTTCACCACATAGACGAATATGTCTTCCATCTGACAAATTATTAGGTAGGGTTACTCCATTGTAACATTCAGTTGTATCTTCAACCGGAACAATGCATTCACAACCATCAGGGATTTTAGCTCCTGTCATTATTTTGATACCATTTCCTGAAGTAAGAACTTCATCAGAATTATCTCCGGCAAAGATAGTATGAGTTACTTTTACACAATTATCAGCATCTGCAACTTTTACAGCATAACCATCCATAGCAGAGTTGTCATATGGTGGTAGATTGTGTGTAGCAATTATATCTTCGGCTAGTATTGAGCTTAAAGCTTGCTCGATTGGTAAAATTTTTAATGATTTTTTTCTAGTGTGTTTGTGTATTAATTCTAGTGCTTCAAGTATTGTAACTGCCATGTCTCTTCTTTTATTTAATTTATTGTAATATTTCAGCATGAATGAAATGTATGATATGAGTATTGTAACACATAACTATGGTGTTATTGGAATTTTAGGAACGATTTTTGTCAATATATTAATGCTTGTCAGAGCAAAAGATATTACAAAATATACAAGATCTATGAGCCTTTTTATGCCTATAGTTATGACAGTAATTGGCACAGTTATATTTACTGGAATCGTAATGATGGCAGCTAAGCATCTAGAGTTTACAATAGAAAATATTCTAATGATAATGTTTGCTACAGCATTAATAATTTTAGAAAATATAAGATCAAAAAAATTACAACAATTAGATAAAAGCCAAGAAAATGTCTTTAGCAACTACAAGTCTGAAGCATATAAAATATTTAAGATAGAAGTTTTAATGGTTCTTGCTATATCTACATGGATGTGGATTTGATATATATACTTCATGATGAGGCTTCAAAGAAAAGTCTTAGCATCAAGGGTGAACTGCATAAATATCTTGTTAAAATTCGTCGTCATAGTGTAGGAGATGAGTTAAACTTCAGAAACAGAGATGATATAAAAACTCTTCATAAATATAGAGTAGTGCAGGTTGAATCAAGAGCTGTAGAGCTAGAACTGATATCTTCCAAAGAAGAGATAACTCAGAGTGACAAGCAGCTGCATATTGCTTGGTGTGTAATAGACGCCAAATCAATAGAAAAAGTTTTACCATCACTAAATGAGATAGGTGTTGAGAAGATTTCTTTTATCTATTGTGACAGAAGTCAAAATAATATAAAGTTAGACTTTAAAAGGTTTGAGAGAATCTTAGAAGCTTCGATGCAACAGTGTGGGCGAAGTTCCTATATGGAGTTTGATACATATAAAAGCATCAAAGAATTTATAACAGAGTTTGAAGATGTAAAAGTTTTTGATTTTTGCGACAATATTTTAGACTCAGATGCTGATTTTGAGAGAGTATTAGTCGGCTGTGAAGGCGGCTTTTCACAAGTTGAGAGAGAACTTTTATCAAAGAAAGAAAACTTTAGACTTGATACTCCTATGGTTCTTCGTTCTGAAAGTGCTGCGGTAGCGATAGCAAGTAAGATTTTACTTTAAAATTAAGAAATATTTTGATATAATTCGGGTTCCAAAAATCCGCACCCATACGGATTAAAAAAATATATAGATATTCGCACATTAACGAGTATCAAAAGGCAATAAAATGAAAAAAGATCTTCACCCTAACTTAGTAACTTGCGCAGTGTCTTGTGCATGTGGAAACAGCTTTGAAACAAAAAGCCAAACTGACGCAATGCGTATTGATATCTGTAATGAGTGTCACCCATTCTTCACAGGTTCTGAGAGAATGGTAGATACTGCTGGTAGAATTGAGAAATTCAACGCACGTTACGCTAAGAAATAGTAATTGCTACAATTTGTTCCAACTCCGATTGGAAACATTGGCGATATATCGCTTAGAGCTATCGAAGCTCTAAGTAACGCTGATACTCTACTTTGCGAAGATACTCGCGTTACAAAAAAACTTATACATATTCTAAAAGAGAGATACAACACTGTTTTTAAACAAGATCAGCAGTTTATATCTTTGCACTCACACAATGAAAAATCTTTTGTTGAAAAATTAGAACCATCTTTTTTTGAGCAAAATATTGTTTACGCTTCAGACGCAGGTATGCCAGGTATAAGCGATCCTGGACAACTCTTAATTAAATATGCATTGGAAAATGATGTAAAATATGATGTACTTCCTGGGGCAAATGCACTTCTGACAGCTTTTGTTGCTAGTGGCTTTGTAGAGACACAGATGCTGTTTTGGGGCTTTTTACCACACAAGGGGAAAGATAGAGCTACTTCACTTCAAGGTGCACTTCATAGTGGATATACAACTGTGCTATATGAATCACCACATAGATTGGAGAAGCTGCTTCTTGAGATAAAAGAAGAAGAGCCTTCTAGAAAGATATTTTTAGCAAAAGAGCTAACTAAAAAGTATCAAAACTATTTTAGTGGCACAGCAGAAGAAATCTTAAGTGCGTTAAATGACAATATTCGTGGTGAGTGGGTTGTTGTAATTGAAGCCGGCGAGATACATAACAGCAGTGCTGTTTCACAAACTGACATTTTGGAACTTGACTTGCCAAAAAAAATACAAGCAAAACTTATTTCTAAAATAACAGGTGAAAATACAAAGTCTTGTTACCAAAGACTGCTAAAACTACAATAAAAATAATAAACTAACTCTATTATCACTTTTTTTTGCTAAAATGTCTTCATGTTAATTTATGCTAAACAACCAGTCCAATATATAATAAAAAATTATCCAAATAAGATAAGAACTCTCTATCTTGCAAAAGACGTTGATAAAAAAGAGTATTCTGAATTAATGAAGATGAATTTTGAAGTAAAACGTATACCTGCAGATGCTGCAGGTAAGATGTGTAAGAATGCTAATCATCAAGGCATCCTAGCTGAAGTGGATGATTATGAACTACACCCATTTAACTCTTTTTTGGACAAAGATTTCGTTCTAGTTCTCTCCGGCTTAACAGATGTTGGAAATATTGGTGCAATCGTTAGAACTGCTTATGCGCTTGGTGTAGAAGCAATCGTAGCGTGTGGAATTAAAAAATTAAACTTTGAACCTGTCATGAGAACTAGCACCGGCGCTCTGTTTGATATGCCTTTTGCCTTGCAGCATAATATACATGATGTTATGAATGATTTAAAAACATCCGGCTTTTGCATCTATGGTGCAGATATGGGTGGAACAGACATAAGAGATGTGAAGATAAAACAAAAGAGAGCTTTAGTTTTAGGAAATGAAGGAGAAGGTTTAACTTCTCGTATAGTCTCAAAACTAGATGAAGTTGTTAGTATACAAATGTCACATGATTTTGATTCTTTAAATGTTAGTGTGGCAGGAGCTATTTTGATGGATAGGATGAGAATATGAGTGATGGACTTAGTAAGTTAAAAAGTATTGGTGCTCAAAAGATACATGAGCAAACCCATATAGCAAGACAGCATGTTCAAGCTGTGCTTCATGAAACTTTTGATGATCTTACTAAGATTCATCTTTTAGGTTTTATCTCAATTTTAGAGAGAGAATATAGCGTAGATTTGAGTGATCTAAAAGAAAAAGCTAAAATTTTTTATGCTGGAGAGAACTTATCTGATGAGCAGGATACAAAAGTTTTCGTATCACCTAAAAAGAAAAAAAATTATACACTTGTTTATATAGTAGTTGTTGCAGTAATATTTGCAGTAGCTGTCTCATTTACTCTAGACCTAACATCAACTGCATCAGACAAGTCTAAAAATCATGTAATTGATAATAGAGCAATAAACCATGCCAAAGACAGTATGTCTCAAAATGCTACAGTAGAAGAGATAAATGCTACTATACCTGTGGTTGTTGAGACAGAACCTGAACCAATAGAGATTGTAAAATCTTTTAAAATTATTACTTCATCACAGCTTTGGATAGGTTATATAGATTTATCAACATATAAAAAAAATCAAAAACTTTTTACGGGTGAGTTAGATCTTGATCCTAATAAAGACTGGATATTAACACTTGGACACGGTTATGTTAAAGTTGAGCTAAACGGAGAGGTCACAGAGTTCAAAGAAAAATTAAACATTAGACTTCTGTACAAAGATTCGAAATTATCAAAGATAAGTTTTAAAGAGTTTAAAGAATTAAACAAAGGTAGTAAATGGTAAAAGTCTTTTTTGCCATCCTACTCGCTTTTTCTATATCGTTAGGTGATGAAGTAAAAGAAGTAGATCTTTTAACACAAAAAATACAAACTCTTATAGAACCACAAGTTTATAAGCAAAACAGTGCATATATAGATATTATATTTTCTCCTAAATCAGACTACTATTCAGGAGATAGAGTAGATGCTGTAAAAATTATACAGACACTAAAAGATAATGGACTTTTAAATCTATTTTTTGAAAAACCAAGTGAGGTGACACTGCATTTTAAAACGAGTGGCTCACCTCTGTTTTTTGTAAAAATTATGGGTGATACTCTAAATAACATAGGTTATTACAGATATGTAACAGAGGAATCAAACCTTAATAGCTCAGAGTTTACTTGGACTATCAATTTAACTTCAGAGTATGCCACTGACCCTCTTATACTTCAACAAGAACTTTCTAAAAGTGGTTGTAATATTGTAAATATATATAGAAATTCTCCAACAGACTGGACATACGTGGTTGACATGAGAGATGGTGAGTTAAATGTTGAAACTCTTATGGATGGTATGGAAGTAAAATTAAAAAGATCTCTATATGCTAAATGGATAAATGTTTCACAAGTTAAAAAGCTATTAATTACATCTTCACCAAGAAATAGTTGGTATCCGTACATTGCTCTTTATGACAGCTCTTTGCATCTATTAAAGGTGATAAAAAGAGATAGTAAGAGAAGTAATATATCACTAAAATTTAAAGATAATGTACACTACGTAAAAATTTCAGATATTTACACTCTCAAAAATATACGTGATGACCTCGTTTTAACTCCCATAGGTGCAAGATAGATAAATTATATTAGTAAAGTATAAACATTTTTCGCTAAAATACCATCAATAATTTAACCAGGAATATTTGATGTTTGATGAAATACAGTTTGACAGAATAAAAAAGTTACCGGAGTATGTTTTTGCTGAGGTAAATGGGCTTAAAATGGCTGCACGTAGAGCAGGTGCAGATGTTATTGATTTTTCAATGGGAAATCCTGACGGAGATACCCCAGAACACATTAGAGAAAAGCTTATTGAGTCTGCCCAAAAAACAAAAACTCATGGTTACTCTACTTCAATAGGTATTCCTAAACTTCTTATAGCAATCTCAGATTGGTATAAAAGAAGATATGACTGCGATTTAGATCCAATGAAAGAGTGTGTCGCTACGATTGGTTCTAAAGAGGGTTATGCACATTTAACTTATGCTATTACAAACCCAGGTGATGTTGCTGTTATGCCAGATCCTACTTACCCTATTCATGAATTTTCTTTTATCTTAGCAGGTGGTAATGTTGTTAAGTTTGCAATTGAGTTTGATGAAGATTATAAAGTTAAAGAAGATAAATTTTTTGAAGATTTAACAAGAGTTTTTAGAGAATGCTCACCAAAACCAAAATATGTCTTAGTTAACTTTCCTCATAATCCGACAACAGCAACAGTGACACAAGAATTTTATGTTCGTTTAGTTGCTATGGCAAAAGAGAAAAGATTTTATATTATAAGTGATATAGCATATGGAGATATCAGTTTTGACGGTTATGTAACACCTTCAATTATGAGTGTTCCAGGAGCAAAAGATGTTGCTGTTGAGAGTTTCACTCTTTCAAAAAGTTATAACATGGCGGGTTGGCGTGTTGGCTTCTTTGTTGGAAATAAAAAGCTAATTGGTGCTCTTCAAAAAATCAAATCTTGGTTGGACTATGGAATGTTTACTCCTATTCAAGTTGCAGCTACAGTTGCATTAAATGGAGACCAGCAATGTGTGAAAGATATTACCGATAAGTATAACCATCGTCAGGAAATACTCTTAGAAGCATTCAATAGAGCAGGTTGGCATATGCGAAAAAATCAGGCGAGTATGTTCGTTTGGGCAAAATTGCCTGAATGTTGTGCGCATTTAGGTTCGTTAGAGTTTTCAAAAAGACTTCTAACTGAGGCTGGTGTTGCAGTAGCTCCTGGAATAGGTTTCGGTGAGGCTGGTGAAGGATATGTTCGTATTGCTCTAATTGAAAACGACAACCGTATTCGTCAAGCAGCAAGAAATATCAAAGAGTTTTTAAAACAGTTTCAAGAAGAAGAGAAGTAGAATGATTAAAGTAGGAATAATAGGCGTTGGAACTGTTGGAACAAGTGTAGTAAATATTTTAAAAGACAATGCTGATGTTATTTCTGCTCGTGCCGGTCAAGACATAGTTGTTAAGAGTGGAGTTGTTAAAAATCTTTCTAAAGATAGAGGTATAGATATAACACTTACAGACAACGTTGATGATATTTTAAATGACCCTGAAATAGATATAGTAGTAGAGCTTATGGGTGGAGTTGAAGAGCCGTTTGAAATTGTTAAACGTGCACTAAAAAGTGGTAAAGCGGTAGTTACTGCAAACAAAGCACTTTTAGCATATCACCGTTATGAGCTTCAAAGTCTGGCAAATGATATTGCATTTGAGTATGAAGCTAGTGTTGCTGGCGGTATCCCTATTATCAATGCTCTTCGTGATGGATTATCTGCAAATCATATAGAGTCCATTATGGGAATTATGAATGGTACTTGTAACTATATGTTGACAAAGATGGCAAATGAAGGTGTTTCATATGACGCTATCTTAAAAGAAGCACAAGAGCTAGGTTATGCAGAATCTGATCCTACATTTGATGTTGGTGGATTTGATGCGGCGCATAAACTTCTCATTCTTGCTTCTATTGCTTATGGCATAGATGCAAAACCTGAAGATATCTTAATCGAAGGTATTGAGAATGTAACTTCAGATGATATAGCATTTGCAAAAGAGTTCGGTTATGCGATTAAGCTTTTAGGAATCGCAAAGAAAGATGGTAATGAAGTTGAGCTTAGAGTTCATGCTTGTCTAATTTCTAAAGATAAAATGATTGCTAAGATTGATGGTGTTATGAACGGAATCTCTGTTGTTGGAGATAAGGTTGGTGAAACACTATACTATGGTCCTGGTGCTGGTGGGGATGCTACTGCAAGTGCTGTTGTCGCTAATATTATTGATATTGCCAGAAGTGGCAAATCTAGACCAATGCTTGGATTTGATAAACCTTTAGAAGGCAAATTAACTCTAAAAGCAACCCAAGATATAAACTCAAAATACTATATTCGTATAAATGTTTCTGACCGTACAGGTGTGCTTGCAAAAATTACTAAAGTATTTGAAGAAAATAATATTTCTGTTGAGACTATGCTTCAGCGTCCAGCTACAGCAGCCTCAGCAAATCTTCTTTTTTCTACGCATATTGCACTAGAAAAAGATATTCAAAATATGATAAAAAGTATTGAAGCATTAGAATTTGTAAACATGACTCCGGTGATGATTAGGATAGTATAAAGGACTATTATGGAAAATATTGAGACAATAGACAGCGTATGTACTTACTGTGGGGTTGGTTGTGACATAGCAGCCAACGTTGATACCAAAGAGAATAAAATTAAGAGTATATTTGCACATCCAGATGGTGTAGTTTCTCAAGGTAAACTTTGTATAAAGGGTAAGTATGGCTTTGACTTTGTCGATGCTCCAGATAGACTTCGTATTCCTCGTATCCGTAAAAGTTTCTTAGAAAAAAATCCGACAATTAAAGATGCTATAGGTTCATCTCTTGTTGAGTTAGATGATATTTGGTATGAGACAAACTTGGATGATGCTACTACAGCGGCATCTATGAAATTAAAAGAGATTCAAGCCAACTATGGTCGTAAATCAATAGCGTCTATTGGTGGAGCTAGAACATCTTGTGAGTCTGTTTATCTTTTTCAAAAATTTACACGACATACGCTAAATAGCCCTCATGTGGACAATTGTGCTAGAGTTTGTCACTCTCCATCACTTAGTGGGATGAAACGTACTATAGGTGAGGGAGCTGCAACTAACCCTTACAACGATATTTATAATGCTGAGTTTATGATAGTTATAGGTTCAAACACTACAGAAGCTCATCCTATCATTGCAAACCGTATAATAGACGTTGCACGTGATCATGATAATTTAGCAGTTTTTGATATTCGTGAGATAAAGCTACATAGATTTTCTAAGTACAAAGGTATCATGCCACATGAAGCTAACCTACTTACTCTAAATATGCTTGCATATGTAATCATAGATGAAGAGTTATATGATGAATCTTTCTTAGAAAACCGTACTAAAGGATTTGATGATTTTAAAGAAAAAATCATGAATGACCCTTATGCTAACCCTAATTATTACAACGAAATAGAAGGCTATGAGTATCTTTCTAAAATGA
Protein-coding regions in this window:
- the moaA gene encoding GTP 3',8-cyclase MoaA → MLIDSYDRVVDYLRVSVTERCNFRCQYCMPEKPFSWVPKENLLSFEELFEFMKIAMDEGVNKIRITGGEPLLREDLDKFIKMIYDYKNDVDLAMTTNAFLLKGTARRLKDAGLKRINVSIDTLKPEVAQQIAQKDVLKNVLEGVDEALRVGLKVKVNMVPMKSVNADEIIDVLEYCKERNMSIRFIEYMENSFASKDIKGLKSNELLEIISAKYEFSDDGFDGSSPSHYYTMKDGYRFGIIEPYEDDFCKKCNRIRLTAEGNLIPCLYFDEAMSISKAIKAGDIKAAAEVLREVVRTKPEKNRWGGEDGEVSSRAFYETGG
- a CDS encoding 7-carboxy-7-deazaguanine synthase QueE, which produces MLYLVEHFYSIQGEGRYTGVPSLFFRFGGCNMKCEGFGCEEEASDGTKVLGCDTVYAVNKEHFSFNWSPIQKTQELLNVLDLYELPQRPVDIVLTGGEPLIYANEGIFVEFLEKLHEEGHKITFETNGSIAVDFEKYPIYKECIFALSVKLSNSKEPFRKRVNGDVIYSIASNAKEAFFKFSIDADSINLGLDEEIFNITLHSPRTQVYCMPLGGNKAEVEANTEPLIEFCKAKGYNFSDRLHIRIWDQNKGV
- a CDS encoding 6-pyruvoyl trahydropterin synthase family protein; amino-acid sequence: MIIRKLFKFENAHIVRGCSTVKCRSSLHGHSYKVELLFESNFLDNGQMVYDFGLMKQNMKALVESFDHGVTVWSGDSWEYLDSMKKHSDRWVELPVSPSCEQFSRVIFVMIDRLLQLTNSVNGEREVKLNSVIVHETDTGYAQAFSYDAYSKDMGYIELDSIIFSDEVKNSWPDCELWERAKRGDSFINPTSV
- a CDS encoding molybdopterin molybdotransferase MoeA, producing MAVTILEALELIHKHTRKKSLKILPIEQALSSILAEDIIATHNLPPYDNSAMDGYAVKVADADNCVKVTHTIFAGDNSDEVLTSGNGIKIMTGAKIPDGCECIVPVEDTTECYNGVTLPNNLSDGRHIRLCGEDIKKGEPLLKSGQKLQAHQITLLASQGISHIKVYKRPHVALFASGSELKMHFENVEAYQLYNTNTPTLLSRAQELGCEVDFIGTAQDTLEDLKAHVKSALNSDLIITSGGVSVGDADFTKEAFGAFGMETYFDKVEIKPGKPTTFGRINNTLVLNLPGNPMAAALNFELFGQNIILALSGINEKFINPIETKMKNDYRLKKGRITLVPGSFDGSCFEPCKKFAPGMVSPLASSNSYIMVNEGVEFIASGDIVKVMPIRFCFTNEKEMNLVSC
- a CDS encoding 16S rRNA (uracil(1498)-N(3))-methyltransferase, which codes for MDLIYILHDEASKKSLSIKGELHKYLVKIRRHSVGDELNFRNRDDIKTLHKYRVVQVESRAVELELISSKEEITQSDKQLHIAWCVIDAKSIEKVLPSLNEIGVEKISFIYCDRSQNNIKLDFKRFERILEASMQQCGRSSYMEFDTYKSIKEFITEFEDVKVFDFCDNILDSDADFERVLVGCEGGFSQVERELLSKKENFRLDTPMVLRSESAAVAIASKILL
- the rpmE gene encoding 50S ribosomal protein L31; the encoded protein is MKKDLHPNLVTCAVSCACGNSFETKSQTDAMRIDICNECHPFFTGSERMVDTAGRIEKFNARYAKK
- the rsmI gene encoding 16S rRNA (cytidine(1402)-2'-O)-methyltransferase, with the protein product MLQFVPTPIGNIGDISLRAIEALSNADTLLCEDTRVTKKLIHILKERYNTVFKQDQQFISLHSHNEKSFVEKLEPSFFEQNIVYASDAGMPGISDPGQLLIKYALENDVKYDVLPGANALLTAFVASGFVETQMLFWGFLPHKGKDRATSLQGALHSGYTTVLYESPHRLEKLLLEIKEEEPSRKIFLAKELTKKYQNYFSGTAEEILSALNDNIRGEWVVVIEAGEIHNSSAVSQTDILELDLPKKIQAKLISKITGENTKSCYQRLLKLQ
- the rlmB gene encoding 23S rRNA (guanosine(2251)-2'-O)-methyltransferase RlmB; the protein is MLIYAKQPVQYIIKNYPNKIRTLYLAKDVDKKEYSELMKMNFEVKRIPADAAGKMCKNANHQGILAEVDDYELHPFNSFLDKDFVLVLSGLTDVGNIGAIVRTAYALGVEAIVACGIKKLNFEPVMRTSTGALFDMPFALQHNIHDVMNDLKTSGFCIYGADMGGTDIRDVKIKQKRALVLGNEGEGLTSRIVSKLDEVVSIQMSHDFDSLNVSVAGAILMDRMRI
- a CDS encoding LL-diaminopimelate aminotransferase, whose translation is MFDEIQFDRIKKLPEYVFAEVNGLKMAARRAGADVIDFSMGNPDGDTPEHIREKLIESAQKTKTHGYSTSIGIPKLLIAISDWYKRRYDCDLDPMKECVATIGSKEGYAHLTYAITNPGDVAVMPDPTYPIHEFSFILAGGNVVKFAIEFDEDYKVKEDKFFEDLTRVFRECSPKPKYVLVNFPHNPTTATVTQEFYVRLVAMAKEKRFYIISDIAYGDISFDGYVTPSIMSVPGAKDVAVESFTLSKSYNMAGWRVGFFVGNKKLIGALQKIKSWLDYGMFTPIQVAATVALNGDQQCVKDITDKYNHRQEILLEAFNRAGWHMRKNQASMFVWAKLPECCAHLGSLEFSKRLLTEAGVAVAPGIGFGEAGEGYVRIALIENDNRIRQAARNIKEFLKQFQEEEK
- a CDS encoding homoserine dehydrogenase, whose product is MIKVGIIGVGTVGTSVVNILKDNADVISARAGQDIVVKSGVVKNLSKDRGIDITLTDNVDDILNDPEIDIVVELMGGVEEPFEIVKRALKSGKAVVTANKALLAYHRYELQSLANDIAFEYEASVAGGIPIINALRDGLSANHIESIMGIMNGTCNYMLTKMANEGVSYDAILKEAQELGYAESDPTFDVGGFDAAHKLLILASIAYGIDAKPEDILIEGIENVTSDDIAFAKEFGYAIKLLGIAKKDGNEVELRVHACLISKDKMIAKIDGVMNGISVVGDKVGETLYYGPGAGGDATASAVVANIIDIARSGKSRPMLGFDKPLEGKLTLKATQDINSKYYIRINVSDRTGVLAKITKVFEENNISVETMLQRPATAASANLLFSTHIALEKDIQNMIKSIEALEFVNMTPVMIRIV